In Alphaproteobacteria bacterium US3C007, one genomic interval encodes:
- a CDS encoding LLM class flavin-dependent oxidoreductase, with product MTIVPITSKELDAVEVSWFSALCSDDFQYLGVPDGTLRSSWGHCSDIVKKAEAQGFRNILCPSSYQVGQDTLSFVAGCAPITEKINLLAAVRCGEMQPIMLARTIATLDHMLEGRLTVNIISSDFPGEKADSAFRYQRSREVVEILKQAWTQDEINYQGQVYTFSGLTTDPAKPYQTGGPLLYFGGYSPAALELCGQHCDVYLMWPEPKEQIAERMRAVNAVAERYERSLDYGLRVHVIVRDTEQEAREYAQHLVSKLEDDAGRAIRERALDSTSLGVAHQAKNRDLADMEGFVEPHLWTGVGRARSGCGAAIVGSTDQVLSELEAYQKMGIRAFILSGYPHMEECEHFGTRVMPQLNTCSLPQAYGRQPSTNPLTPLGAGERR from the coding sequence ATGACCATCGTCCCCATCACGTCAAAAGAATTAGACGCGGTCGAAGTCTCCTGGTTTTCCGCGCTTTGTTCAGATGATTTTCAATATCTTGGCGTTCCTGATGGCACGCTGCGATCCTCATGGGGGCATTGCAGTGACATTGTTAAAAAAGCCGAAGCGCAGGGTTTTCGGAACATTCTATGCCCCTCCTCGTATCAAGTTGGCCAAGATACGCTGAGCTTTGTCGCCGGCTGCGCTCCGATAACCGAAAAGATCAACCTGCTGGCCGCTGTACGATGCGGAGAAATGCAACCCATCATGCTGGCGCGCACGATTGCCACGTTAGACCATATGCTGGAAGGGCGCCTGACGGTGAATATCATCAGCAGCGATTTCCCAGGTGAAAAAGCAGACAGTGCGTTTCGGTATCAACGCTCGCGTGAAGTTGTTGAAATTCTCAAACAAGCCTGGACGCAAGATGAAATCAACTATCAGGGCCAAGTGTATACGTTTTCCGGTCTCACCACAGATCCGGCAAAACCCTATCAGACCGGTGGGCCTTTATTGTATTTTGGCGGTTATTCTCCCGCCGCGCTGGAATTATGTGGGCAACATTGCGATGTATATTTGATGTGGCCTGAGCCAAAAGAGCAAATCGCGGAGCGTATGCGCGCCGTCAACGCGGTTGCCGAACGCTATGAGCGCAGTTTGGATTACGGATTGCGCGTGCATGTGATCGTGCGCGATACTGAACAAGAAGCGCGCGAATATGCGCAACACCTGGTATCAAAGCTTGAGGATGATGCTGGCCGTGCCATTCGCGAACGGGCGCTAGACAGCACATCGCTAGGCGTGGCGCATCAAGCTAAAAATCGCGATCTTGCGGATATGGAAGGCTTTGTTGAACCGCATCTTTGGACAGGTGTGGGCCGCGCCCGCTCGGGCTGTGGTGCCGCAATTGTTGGTTCAACCGACCAAGTCTTATCTGAACTTGAAGCCTATCAAAAAATGGGAATCCGCGCCTTTATTCTTTCTGGATATCCGCATATGGAAGAATGCGAACATTTTGGAACCCGCGTTATGCCGCAATTGAACACCTGTTCCTTGCCACAAGCCTACGGTCGGCAACCAAGCACAAACCCATTAACACCCCTCGGGGCAGGAGAGCGCCGCTAA
- a CDS encoding aldo/keto reductase: MQRIDLTSSLSLSRVIYGMWRLGDDSDTSINHIRNKIAACLEQGITTMDQADIYGGYMAEELLGQALQGTDLRNKIEIVTKCDIVAPVGRYETASVKYYNTSRAHILASVDHSLRLMGVDHIDLLLLHRPDPLMDHLETGAALDELVASGKIRSVGVSNFKPYDWDLLQSAMKQKLTTNQIELSVLEHNALTNGDVAFHQRLGTPLMAWSPLAGGRLFQDAHADVLSVLTAIGAKQGKAADAVAIAWLLAHPANILPVMGTNNMQRIQSLSDCTDIALSREEWFEIYTAALGHEVA; this comes from the coding sequence ATGCAACGCATTGATCTTACATCTTCTTTAAGCCTGTCGCGGGTTATCTATGGCATGTGGCGCTTGGGCGATGATTCTGACACCAGCATAAATCACATCCGCAACAAGATCGCAGCCTGCTTAGAGCAGGGCATCACCACCATGGATCAGGCCGATATTTATGGCGGCTATATGGCTGAAGAATTGCTTGGGCAGGCTTTGCAAGGAACCGATCTGCGCAATAAAATCGAAATCGTTACCAAATGCGATATTGTGGCGCCCGTGGGTCGGTATGAAACGGCATCGGTGAAATATTACAATACCAGCCGCGCACATATTCTGGCCTCGGTCGATCATTCGCTCCGCCTGATGGGGGTTGATCACATCGATTTGCTTTTATTGCATCGCCCAGACCCTTTGATGGACCACCTGGAAACCGGCGCCGCGCTGGATGAGCTGGTGGCCAGCGGCAAAATCCGCAGCGTGGGTGTGTCCAATTTCAAACCCTATGATTGGGATTTACTTCAATCCGCGATGAAGCAAAAGCTGACCACCAATCAAATTGAACTCAGCGTTCTTGAACATAACGCGCTGACAAATGGCGATGTAGCGTTTCATCAACGTCTTGGCACGCCGCTGATGGCGTGGTCGCCTTTGGCCGGCGGACGCCTGTTCCAAGATGCCCATGCTGACGTGTTGTCGGTGCTTACTGCGATTGGCGCAAAGCAAGGCAAAGCCGCCGACGCTGTGGCAATCGCGTGGCTTTTGGCGCATCCTGCCAATATCCTTCCTGTTATGGGCACCAACAATATGCAGCGCATTCAATCGTTGTCAGATTGCACCGATATCGCTTTATCGCGCGAAGAGTGGTTTGAAATCTACACCGCCGCTTTAGGGCATGAGGTGGCTTAA
- a CDS encoding flavin reductase family protein codes for MSNAVRPSDASNTPPDSGAFRSALGRFATGITIITCSHDGQPMGITANSFASVSLDPPLVLWSPAKASRRHLAFSKATHFAIHILEAGQEALCHSFARPGDGFKNLEWQAGAQNVPLFPGCLARFECSLYAQHDAGDHTIIIGHVDRFEKNEGTPLVFSQGAYLKTRA; via the coding sequence ATGAGCAACGCGGTCCGGCCCTCAGACGCATCCAACACGCCGCCTGACAGCGGTGCGTTTCGCTCGGCGCTGGGGCGCTTTGCAACGGGTATCACGATTATTACATGCTCGCATGACGGGCAGCCCATGGGCATCACGGCCAACAGCTTTGCCAGCGTATCGCTGGATCCGCCGCTGGTCCTTTGGTCGCCGGCAAAAGCCTCGCGCCGTCACCTCGCGTTCAGCAAAGCAACCCATTTTGCAATTCATATCTTAGAAGCGGGTCAAGAAGCGCTTTGCCATAGCTTTGCGCGACCAGGAGACGGCTTTAAAAACCTTGAATGGCAGGCAGGCGCACAAAATGTGCCTTTGTTTCCTGGCTGCTTGGCCCGTTTTGAATGCAGTTTATACGCACAACATGACGCGGGCGACCATACAATCATTATCGGACATGTGGACCGTTTTGAAAAAAATGAGGGCACACCACTCGTGTTCAGCCAAGGGGCTTATCTGAAAACCCGCGCGTGA
- a CDS encoding crotonase/enoyl-CoA hydratase family protein has protein sequence MKLPKFETLDLSCDARGVLTVALNRPEKRNAFSGQMIADLFEFAQTVSAMDAVRVVVLRGRGRVFCAGGDLEWMKAQIAADRAGRMAEAHKLAQMLKRLNTLPKPLIGVLQGGAYGGGVGLAAICDVAIAEDSTKFGLTETRLGLIPATISPYVIARMGEGKARRVFMSAKIFDAAEAKDLDLIADYLPAEAIEARLEAEISPYLQVAPGAVAASKRLARKLGQPIDDAIIEHTISALADVWEGVEAAQGIDAFLSKTPPPWR, from the coding sequence ATGAAACTGCCTAAATTTGAAACGCTCGATCTTTCCTGCGATGCGCGTGGCGTCTTGACCGTCGCGTTGAACCGGCCTGAAAAGCGCAACGCATTTTCTGGCCAGATGATTGCCGATCTGTTTGAATTTGCCCAAACAGTGAGCGCTATGGACGCTGTGCGCGTGGTAGTGTTGCGCGGTCGTGGGCGCGTGTTTTGCGCCGGCGGTGATTTGGAATGGATGAAGGCGCAGATCGCCGCGGATCGCGCAGGGCGGATGGCTGAGGCGCATAAATTGGCGCAGATGCTGAAACGGCTCAACACTTTGCCGAAACCGCTCATTGGTGTTTTGCAGGGCGGCGCCTATGGCGGCGGGGTTGGGTTGGCGGCTATTTGCGATGTTGCGATCGCGGAAGATAGCACAAAATTCGGCCTGACGGAAACGCGTTTGGGGCTTATTCCGGCTACCATAAGCCCTTATGTGATTGCGCGGATGGGCGAGGGTAAGGCGCGCCGCGTGTTCATGTCCGCCAAGATTTTTGACGCGGCTGAAGCAAAAGATCTGGATTTAATCGCCGATTATCTTCCCGCAGAGGCGATCGAAGCGCGCCTTGAAGCTGAAATCAGCCCGTATTTACAGGTGGCGCCCGGCGCGGTGGCTGCATCCAAACGCTTGGCGCGGAAACTGGGCCAACCGATTGATGATGCGATTATTGAACATACGATCTCGGCGCTGGCGGATGTTTGGGAAGGCGTAGAAGCGGCGCAGGGAATAGACGCATTCTTGAGCAAAACGCCACCGCCCTGGCGGTAA
- a CDS encoding hydroxymethylglutaryl-CoA lyase, translating into MGERVTLFEMGPRDGLQNEAAPIATADKIALVNALSESGLSKIEVTSFVSAKWVPQLSDAAQVMAGLTRVPGISYTALTPNMKGFEAAKNALADEIAIFGAASEAFSKANINCSIEDSLARFSPMMAAAKAARIPVRGYVSCITDCPYEGAVSPQRTAWVAQALFDMGCYEISLGDTIGQATPERLDKTLQAVLDSVPASALAGHYHDTNQRALENISLSLGHGIRVFDAAVGGLGGCPYAPGAKGNVATEAVAALMQSQGFETGLDLIKLEKAAQMAKGLVHETA; encoded by the coding sequence ATGGGCGAGCGGGTCACTCTGTTTGAAATGGGTCCACGGGATGGGCTGCAAAATGAGGCTGCACCAATTGCGACAGCGGATAAAATTGCATTGGTGAATGCGCTATCAGAAAGCGGGCTGTCCAAAATCGAAGTTACCAGCTTTGTCTCGGCAAAATGGGTGCCGCAGCTTTCTGATGCCGCGCAGGTGATGGCTGGACTGACCCGTGTGCCGGGCATAAGCTATACGGCATTGACCCCGAATATGAAGGGGTTTGAGGCGGCAAAAAATGCCTTGGCAGATGAGATTGCTATTTTTGGCGCTGCCTCCGAGGCTTTTAGCAAAGCCAATATTAATTGCTCGATCGAAGACAGCCTTGCCCGGTTCAGTCCGATGATGGCGGCGGCGAAAGCCGCGCGCATTCCGGTGCGGGGATACGTGTCGTGTATCACCGATTGTCCCTATGAGGGGGCGGTGTCACCGCAGCGCACAGCGTGGGTTGCACAGGCGTTGTTTGACATGGGATGCTATGAAATTAGCTTGGGCGATACGATTGGTCAGGCCACGCCTGAGCGCTTGGATAAAACCCTTCAGGCGGTTCTTGACAGCGTACCAGCAAGTGCCTTAGCCGGGCATTACCATGATACTAATCAACGGGCGCTTGAAAATATCTCGCTGTCGCTGGGGCATGGGATCCGGGTGTTTGACGCCGCGGTTGGCGGCCTAGGCGGGTGCCCCTATGCGCCGGGCGCGAAAGGCAATGTTGCCACTGAGGCGGTTGCAGCTTTGATGCAATCGCAGGGGTTTGAAACCGGCCTTGATCTGATAAAATTGGAAAAAGCGGCTCAGATGGCAAAGGGGTTGGTGCATGAAACTGCCTAA
- a CDS encoding aminotransferase class V-fold PLP-dependent enzyme: MIEEQPGLLAQIRDKFAHVDSCPFTGPRVFFENAGGALTLKSTVETSAKFAAIPDNQGRDNPASHALMAIIKKAKDQSHVLFNAPDGQFFVGESGTELLFRMVRTAVMAAPEGGVVLGSSVEHPASRSAAQHWAKATNRPYISVPHNRETGAVEAADYAAHVTPDTRVATILHTSPVTGMGMNVAAISAAIRAVAPECFIIVDGIQHAAHGALNLASYQVDGYAISPYKMFSRHGFGYGWISDRLSKLDHETLLNGPEENWELGTRDTGAYATISDIVDYLDWLGCQFSDSGDLRVRLEAASRAIQHHEKALTDAILYGSDNLPGIRDIDGIEVIGGYENPRREGLVALRVTAQASSDVVAALNSAGIRTHTRKADHYSGNILSPMGWSDCIRISLCHYNSKSEIRQLLSALKEITETAN; encoded by the coding sequence ATGATTGAGGAACAGCCCGGACTGTTGGCGCAGATTCGCGATAAATTTGCCCATGTCGATAGCTGCCCGTTTACCGGCCCACGCGTGTTTTTCGAAAATGCAGGCGGCGCCTTAACGCTAAAATCAACCGTTGAAACATCTGCAAAATTTGCCGCTATCCCCGACAATCAAGGGCGGGATAATCCGGCAAGCCATGCGCTCATGGCGATTATAAAGAAAGCCAAAGATCAATCTCATGTACTGTTCAACGCGCCAGATGGTCAATTTTTTGTTGGGGAAAGCGGCACTGAATTATTGTTTCGTATGGTGCGCACGGCCGTGATGGCCGCGCCTGAGGGCGGCGTTGTTCTGGGATCCAGCGTAGAGCACCCTGCCTCACGCAGCGCCGCGCAGCATTGGGCAAAGGCGACAAACCGTCCCTATATAAGCGTGCCCCATAATCGTGAAACCGGCGCGGTTGAGGCGGCGGATTACGCAGCCCATGTGACACCCGATACGCGGGTTGCCACCATTTTGCATACCTCCCCCGTGACCGGAATGGGAATGAATGTTGCGGCTATTTCAGCAGCAATACGCGCCGTGGCGCCCGAGTGTTTTATCATCGTTGACGGGATTCAACATGCGGCCCATGGCGCGCTAAACCTTGCCAGCTATCAGGTCGATGGATATGCGATTTCGCCCTATAAAATGTTTTCGCGCCATGGGTTTGGGTATGGGTGGATTTCTGATCGTTTGAGCAAGCTTGATCATGAAACCTTGTTAAACGGCCCTGAAGAAAATTGGGAACTTGGCACGCGCGATACCGGCGCCTATGCCACAATTTCAGATATTGTTGACTATTTGGATTGGTTGGGCTGTCAGTTTAGCGACAGCGGCGATTTGCGCGTACGGCTCGAAGCCGCTTCACGGGCCATTCAGCACCACGAAAAAGCGCTGACAGATGCCATTTTATATGGGTCTGATAATTTGCCTGGTATACGAGACATAGATGGGATTGAAGTTATTGGTGGCTATGAAAACCCGCGCCGCGAGGGCTTGGTTGCGCTGCGGGTTACCGCGCAGGCCTCAAGCGATGTTGTTGCTGCGCTGAACAGCGCCGGTATTCGCACCCATACCCGCAAAGCCGATCATTATTCGGGCAATATTTTATCCCCGATGGGGTGGTCCGATTGCATCCGCATATCGCTGTGCCACTATAATTCCAAAAGCGAAATCCGCCAATTGCTATCGGCGCTGAAAGAGATCACAGAGACCGCGAACTGA
- a CDS encoding low molecular weight phosphatase family protein: MSDTLPQSILFCCDHNAVRSPMAEGIMKKLYGTEIYVQSAGVMNDLEIDGFAISVCEEIGVELSRHRTRSFDEMAQGGDHLSAFDLVVALSPASQQRALELTRFFHLEVEYWPIMDPTELGESREVKMASYRQARDQIVDHLNKRWRE; the protein is encoded by the coding sequence ATGTCGGATACTCTGCCTCAATCTATTTTATTTTGTTGTGACCATAACGCCGTGCGCTCTCCTATGGCGGAAGGTATTATGAAGAAGCTCTACGGCACTGAAATTTATGTGCAATCGGCAGGCGTGATGAATGATCTTGAAATTGACGGATTTGCGATCAGCGTCTGCGAAGAAATTGGCGTTGAGCTGTCGCGTCACCGCACCCGCAGTTTTGATGAAATGGCCCAGGGGGGCGATCACCTTTCCGCGTTTGATTTGGTGGTGGCTCTATCGCCTGCAAGCCAGCAACGTGCTTTGGAATTAACCCGTTTTTTTCATCTAGAGGTTGAATATTGGCCGATAATGGATCCGACGGAATTGGGCGAAAGTCGCGAGGTGAAAATGGCCTCCTATCGCCAGGCGCGCGATCAGATCGTCGATCATCTGAATAAGCGTTGGCGCGAATAA
- a CDS encoding UPF0262 family protein gives MTHIVHIEIDDQNLPVPTPEIEQERRVAMFDLLEQNNFVLPARGQRDIAPGPYRVRLSIKEKRLVFDVGTETQVKVAEFHLSLSPFRQVVKDYWAICESYYDAVKNMPPSQIETVDMARRGIHNEGARILSERLVDKAEIDNDTARRLFTLICVLHFGGE, from the coding sequence ATGACCCATATTGTGCATATAGAGATCGACGATCAAAATCTGCCGGTTCCCACACCGGAGATTGAACAAGAGCGTCGCGTGGCTATGTTTGATCTGTTAGAACAAAATAACTTTGTTTTGCCGGCGCGCGGCCAGCGCGATATTGCTCCCGGGCCGTACCGCGTGCGTCTTTCAATTAAAGAAAAACGCTTGGTTTTTGATGTGGGCACTGAAACGCAGGTGAAAGTGGCCGAATTTCACCTGTCGCTTTCTCCGTTTCGTCAGGTGGTCAAGGATTACTGGGCGATTTGTGAAAGTTATTATGATGCTGTGAAGAATATGCCTCCCAGCCAGATTGAAACCGTGGATATGGCCCGTCGCGGTATTCATAATGAAGGTGCGCGGATTCTGAGCGAGCGGTTGGTTGATAAGGCCGAAATTGATAATGATACGGCGCGCCGCTTGTTTACACTTATTTGCGTTTTGCATTTCGGGGGTGAATAA
- the hisD gene encoding histidinol dehydrogenase yields MPVFLDTQDADFEKNFTALLSAKREDSPDVDSTVARIIADVQQRGDAAVLDLTEKYDGVALRAEELEISAAEIEAACAQVGAKERSALELAAARITAYHEKQKPEDAYWTDSTGAELGWRWTPISAAGLYVPGGLASYPSSVLMNAIPAKVAGVGRLSVVVPCPGGILNPLVLLACKIAGVDEVYRIGGAQAIAALAYGTKTIAPVDKITGPGNAYVAAAKRRVFGKVGIDMIAGPSEILVIADAENDPNWIALDLLSQAEHDANAQSILITDDPEFAVAVANAVENQLKTLERREIAAASWRDFGAIITVSSLREAVVLSDRIAPEHLELCVADPKALSAQITHAGAIFLGGWTPEAIGDYIGGPNHVLPTARSARFSSGLSVMDFLKRTTLAMMHPEALRAIGPAAEILATAESLQAHALSVTARLRKLNDRAD; encoded by the coding sequence ATGCCAGTTTTTCTAGACACTCAAGACGCAGATTTTGAAAAGAATTTTACGGCGCTTTTATCCGCAAAACGCGAAGACAGCCCGGATGTTGATAGCACCGTCGCGCGGATCATCGCGGATGTGCAACAGCGCGGTGATGCTGCGGTTCTGGACTTAACCGAAAAATATGATGGGGTTGCGCTGCGCGCAGAGGAGTTGGAAATTTCTGCGGCAGAAATTGAAGCTGCTTGCGCGCAGGTTGGTGCAAAAGAGCGGTCGGCCTTGGAATTGGCCGCGGCGCGCATCACCGCCTATCACGAAAAGCAAAAACCTGAAGATGCCTATTGGACCGATAGTACGGGCGCTGAATTAGGCTGGCGCTGGACGCCTATATCAGCGGCCGGTCTGTATGTTCCAGGCGGGCTTGCAAGCTATCCCTCTTCGGTTTTGATGAATGCGATCCCGGCAAAAGTAGCCGGGGTGGGCCGCCTAAGCGTTGTGGTGCCTTGCCCGGGGGGGATCTTAAATCCGCTGGTTTTGCTGGCCTGTAAAATCGCCGGTGTCGATGAGGTGTATCGCATTGGTGGTGCGCAAGCGATCGCTGCCCTTGCGTATGGGACCAAAACGATCGCGCCTGTTGATAAGATTACTGGCCCAGGCAATGCCTATGTTGCCGCCGCAAAGCGCCGCGTTTTTGGAAAGGTGGGCATTGATATGATCGCAGGCCCCTCCGAAATATTGGTGATCGCGGATGCTGAAAATGATCCCAATTGGATCGCCTTGGATTTGTTAAGCCAAGCCGAACATGATGCAAACGCGCAATCTATATTGATTACGGATGATCCAGAATTTGCCGTTGCGGTTGCCAATGCGGTGGAAAACCAGCTTAAAACGCTTGAGCGGCGCGAGATCGCCGCGGCCAGCTGGCGTGATTTTGGCGCGATCATCACCGTGTCCAGCCTGCGTGAGGCGGTTGTATTAAGCGATCGCATCGCCCCGGAACATTTGGAACTATGTGTGGCAGATCCAAAAGCCTTGAGCGCACAGATTACTCATGCAGGGGCGATCTTTTTGGGCGGTTGGACACCCGAAGCCATTGGCGATTATATTGGCGGTCCAAATCACGTTTTGCCCACCGCCCGCTCTGCCCGTTTCAGCAGTGGGCTATCTGTGATGGATTTTCTCAAACGCACCACGCTTGCGATGATGCACCCAGAGGCGTTACGCGCCATTGGGCCAGCGGCTGAAATTTTGGCGACCGCGGAAAGCTTGCAGGCGCATGCGCTGTCGGTCACGGCACGGCTGCGTAAATTGAATGATAGGGCTGATTAA
- a CDS encoding DUF2948 family protein has translation MTQDARFQDGVEKPLYIGAIDPADIEVMSAFLQDAVVPVSEMKWRKQHRQLAVLLNRFRWEDKDQAQQQNRPVERVQSLLVIDHVRHIASIGIDRSTPKAALALLSLSYQEGEGASEDVQLTFSGSAAIKIQISALEISLRDVTKPYIAPSGHIPTHSV, from the coding sequence ATGACGCAGGATGCCCGCTTTCAAGACGGCGTTGAAAAGCCTTTATATATCGGGGCAATTGATCCGGCAGATATTGAGGTGATGTCAGCCTTTTTGCAGGATGCCGTGGTGCCGGTTTCTGAAATGAAATGGCGCAAGCAACATCGGCAATTGGCAGTTTTGCTCAACCGATTTCGCTGGGAAGATAAAGACCAGGCACAACAGCAAAACCGCCCCGTCGAACGCGTGCAATCATTGCTGGTGATTGATCACGTGCGCCATATTGCCTCGATCGGGATTGATCGCAGCACCCCCAAGGCCGCTTTGGCGCTTTTGTCCCTGTCCTATCAAGAGGGTGAAGGCGCCTCGGAAGATGTTCAACTTACATTTTCTGGATCTGCAGCGATCAAAATACAAATTTCGGCGCTTGAGATATCGCTTCGCGATGTCACCAAACCTTATATCGCGCCCTCGGGTCACATACCTACTCATAGCGTTTAA
- the murA gene encoding UDP-N-acetylglucosamine 1-carboxyvinyltransferase, whose product MDSILVTGNGALHGAIPIAGAKNACLTLMPATLLSEEPLTLTNAPRLSDIATMSALLRSFGAEVSSMNEGLVVALSSHNIGNLTADYDLVRKMRASNLVLGPLLARFGQAVVSLPGGCAIGARPMDLHISALEALGAEIDLKEGYLHAKAPIGGLRGARHRLRFASVGATENFIMAASLAKGVSVLENAAREPEIVDLIECLGKMGAQIDGGGSETITIQGVERLHGATHPVVTDRIELGTYMLAPVIAGGQVELLGGRINLLSAFCEKLDAIGVDVVETAGGLQVSRRSDVLKSVNVKTEVFPGFPTDLQAQMMALLCTAKGTSVLEETIFENRFMHAPELMRMGAQIDVQGGVAKVSGVDHLKGAPVMATDLRASVSLILAGLAAEGETVVSRVYHLDRGYEKLEAKLQAVGAKVERISS is encoded by the coding sequence ATGGATTCAATTCTGGTCACTGGAAATGGCGCTTTGCATGGCGCAATTCCAATTGCAGGGGCAAAAAATGCCTGCTTAACCTTGATGCCGGCCACCTTGCTAAGCGAAGAACCCCTGACCCTGACCAATGCACCGCGCTTATCTGATATCGCAACGATGTCAGCTTTGCTGCGCTCGTTCGGGGCAGAAGTCTCCAGTATGAATGAGGGGCTGGTGGTGGCGTTATCTTCGCATAATATTGGCAATTTGACGGCAGATTACGATCTTGTGCGTAAAATGCGCGCCTCAAATCTGGTGTTGGGGCCGCTTTTGGCGCGGTTTGGGCAGGCTGTTGTATCGCTGCCGGGGGGCTGCGCGATTGGCGCGCGTCCGATGGATTTACATATCAGCGCGCTGGAAGCGCTGGGCGCCGAGATCGATTTGAAAGAGGGCTATTTGCATGCCAAAGCGCCAATAGGTGGGTTGCGTGGGGCGCGGCATCGCTTGCGATTTGCCTCGGTTGGCGCGACTGAGAATTTTATCATGGCGGCCAGCCTTGCCAAGGGCGTTTCGGTTTTAGAAAATGCCGCGCGCGAGCCTGAGATCGTTGATTTGATTGAGTGTCTTGGCAAAATGGGGGCGCAAATCGACGGCGGCGGGAGTGAAACCATCACCATCCAAGGCGTTGAGCGGTTGCATGGCGCCACGCATCCCGTTGTGACCGATCGTATCGAGCTGGGCACCTATATGCTGGCGCCAGTGATTGCGGGGGGGCAAGTTGAATTATTGGGGGGGCGGATCAATTTGCTCTCTGCATTTTGCGAAAAATTAGATGCGATCGGGGTGGATGTTGTTGAAACTGCAGGCGGTCTGCAGGTGTCTCGGCGCAGCGATGTTTTGAAGAGTGTGAATGTAAAAACGGAAGTGTTTCCAGGGTTTCCAACGGATCTTCAGGCGCAGATGATGGCGCTTTTATGCACGGCAAAAGGCACCAGCGTATTAGAGGAAACCATTTTCGAAAACCGGTTTATGCATGCACCTGAACTGATGCGCATGGGCGCGCAGATTGATGTGCAAGGCGGGGTGGCAAAGGTTTCTGGCGTGGATCATTTAAAGGGTGCGCCGGTCATGGCTACTGATTTGCGCGCTTCAGTGTCTTTGATTCTGGCAGGTCTGGCGGCGGAAGGCGAAACTGTGGTGAGCCGGGTCTACCATTTGGATCGCGGCTATGAGAAATTAGAGGCAAAACTGCAAGCTGTTGGGGCCAAAGTGGAAAGGATTTCATCCTGA
- a CDS encoding flagellin: MAQAAASSVNKEMEISMERLSTGKRINGASDDAAGVAIASRLTSEIKGTNQAIRNAMDGQALIDTAEGAHQEIESILQRMRELAVQAANDTNDANDRTNIQAELDQLVNEIDRISSTTTWAGQQIMDGSDANGVNLQIGSGTKAADYINVAINSTSASTLNVTGAATDGNVVNGSKDLASGAALAGTAYTISSNVITLADDLTAAATFTLEMGDNTDVVVTSTKSITYDAGDIEANEAAAHIADLLNRSTDFAGFTAIASTDGSGDITINKGAISVSSTSEAQSAIGKIDTAIQTLNAQRASLGAYSNRLDSTVSNLTNISSNLQAGRGRIEDADFAAETTSLAKSQILQQASTAMLAQANASKQNVLSLLQG; the protein is encoded by the coding sequence ATGGCCCAAGCAGCGGCATCGAGCGTGAATAAAGAGATGGAAATCTCAATGGAGCGGCTTTCTACGGGAAAACGAATCAATGGCGCGTCTGACGATGCGGCTGGCGTGGCGATTGCGTCGCGTTTGACATCTGAAATTAAAGGCACAAACCAGGCGATCCGCAATGCGATGGACGGCCAAGCGTTGATTGACACAGCTGAAGGCGCTCATCAAGAGATTGAAAGCATTCTTCAACGCATGCGTGAACTTGCCGTGCAAGCTGCCAATGACACTAATGATGCGAATGATCGAACAAATATTCAGGCTGAGCTGGATCAGCTAGTCAATGAAATCGACCGCATTTCATCAACAACAACCTGGGCCGGTCAACAGATAATGGATGGATCTGACGCTAATGGCGTTAACTTGCAAATTGGGTCAGGAACCAAAGCAGCCGATTATATTAACGTCGCTATTAACTCAACATCTGCGTCCACATTAAACGTAACTGGAGCAGCAACTGACGGCAACGTGGTAAACGGTTCAAAAGACTTAGCTTCTGGGGCTGCATTAGCTGGCACTGCATATACAATCTCTAGCAACGTGATTACCCTTGCCGATGACCTAACGGCAGCGGCAACATTCACTTTGGAAATGGGTGACAATACGGATGTGGTTGTTACATCAACAAAATCTATTACTTATGATGCTGGTGACATTGAAGCAAATGAAGCGGCAGCTCATATTGCTGATCTGTTGAACAGAAGTACGGATTTTGCAGGATTCACTGCCATCGCCTCGACAGATGGATCGGGTGACATTACCATCAACAAAGGCGCAATTTCTGTTTCAAGCACTTCGGAAGCCCAATCAGCCATTGGGAAAATCGATACCGCGATACAAACACTCAACGCACAGCGCGCTTCGCTTGGCGCCTATTCAAACCGTTTGGACAGCACAGTGAGCAACCTGACCAATATCAGCTCTAACCTTCAAGCTGGTCGTGGCCGCATTGAAGATGCAGATTTTGCAGCTGAAACCACGTCGCTGGCCAAGTCGCAGATCCTGCAGCAAGCTTCAACAGCGATGCTGGCCCAAGCCAATGCCTCTAAGCAAAACGTGCTGAGCCTGCTGCAAGGTTAA